The following proteins are co-located in the Bombus pascuorum chromosome 3, iyBomPasc1.1, whole genome shotgun sequence genome:
- the LOC132905236 gene encoding uncharacterized protein LOC132905236 isoform X2 — protein MSNPYRARPTRSRIDHSLGYGTHNQNIWNPMSRVPPEVSSNDPVQHQPPLMNQPKQSNDPWNNSWNWDFDKQADNQQQQPLQSERQQQHYLPSYANQGQLIPNSIQDHYYQSVNGNKNDLLNQNSTSNRNIPGTVANRPPIPNHTESFTSYSNYNQYQQYPPPPPRTNSIKSGSTNFDQPQWAGDQQSQNVSYLQKSGIQNQKEQASRPTLVGSNYNWMKSNQTNAMTPQNWQKPAAVAGHWQDPKMDKETQNFDDIGNQYTPPAQQTRPSQHLLPSTENKEYSINNTNDANNWSNQVNMSSQWNAQNCESAIPNQSQQITQAYNANDEFNSWPQTNTEVSQSRKNINDNNATQWLHEQQENNNLIEESVKQEVTGAIGTNDWQQNRTITSHHIQSNIIPAAEPNIEHEERKRSAPSLISNSVSSKDSNTQIKTNIAKSYPSDSRLNMSVTPETISTVASSENISVQGNNDFNLANDATEWGKSNSTEELPIKLEQLSLGTKVNKNVESQNELKEAQSVNPEDGWNQNAISNNNITPDNISGLPLECAVLGTENAHSNDNQNLISQDHTALNPYQMTNIKSSDNIAQSGYDQWYSQDTLPLSSENTLYSKDNVRPPKEWSIEQNVENYENIQQPSEFVNLEVVTPSLQERDIYGSRDSINKETLDNDPKPVPNSAKEVASTRDFRQEISNIEVPSVQQSTRSHSLLQAEQVPDNYEFASNDRNTFLETGELTDSHQEHEPSPPSQDDENDEVPNDIPFLREVPGQSSSIDPRRNDPTGQEQYVQTGQRLSDPRRNDPSGQEQGLQLRSMSERSERRDVPPGQERNVPLLSRSDSDTMERRNDPSGRERSLPPQQSRNDPSGEERYQSQSQIMLEPSETREIPGRGNESEDPVQQTEENLRQIPGGASSNEVTQSPDDRSNGRVVTGSQEVPSIGSAIQDQTSDSRNKREEAVGASIRESQGIPSASNRRDSYEDEDDEGGSGNSRDDSRERRRDSSSERRRYEYERKSAYYDREREYDDDYYYDRRRGGENDRTYNTRDEFDRREIPYREDDRKHHSRDDLDRHSREEVDRRGRTKEDLDDRDIRRRPDDRRKDRVDDGIRRRERDIRDYDLRYSRDRDYLDRDRRRDDRRPRRYDDYDIRDPYRREYYDDPYSRGSRPSSRSSYNDRDREYYMRSRDPYYPYNGYPGYDYGAHYASNYYAYIENLRRTNPAAYSEWYHKYYANQHQQQHISRGVVNYPEDRASVHSGRSSCDERTTGDKRTLADISMLEDSTTTSARMTPTKFSISHAYGCFSIGSLIHVHPAYPSDGERAKVDIFRLDNLLSHDPVARDLRAYPGPLIKGVTHKKTIIEYCENKIKRAASNEEMVDRASYILLYELMIMLIQQNGNVVGVDIAALLLRNKDAYPYDVNKQKSQDSGRRESIISQRSGASVGDSVPGSQDGATTSEKVESKPRKSTEQITDEFRNTLLYGLVQEALEYAMNEGLWGHALFLASKLDKRTHASVMTRFANSLPYHDPLQTLYQLHSGRVPAVVTGISDPRWDDWRPHLAMIISNTSANPEINRRSITTLGDTLSARGDIYAAHFCYVLAQVDFGTYGASNVKLVLIGANHQKAYNVFFSTEAIMLTEIYEYARNLSEPGFTLVDLQTFKFDLVIKMVDHGLIEKALLYIEQIAVNIFNEPSKYKKSFINAVYNLGDRIRYHDPVYKDSIDEATTLTWFNNLAEIVGKCHEGEITENEVYVPQAKQESYNSMQNQEVHDMQQQQQWNTTQAEYREGSTSMMEVATTDTQSEWQPLSLPPNIPDTYDQSMQYTRNNKESCQYQQPQQQDYWTQDSYYQSNYGRNDSTITNWQQQSTYSAEQSDIDNSQQQEKWNYKTEKEEQTPTLESSQPAISMTPSTRKQYDPLEELDALETPKPASKPAASAKKASEKPVEKKPSNSGGSWFGGLFSKLAPKPRNQMILPDDSNPTIVWDPVAKKWMNKDEDGDSNSATIAPPPKASDMGFRSPVPEQASQPPQSSQPPSQADDTSVNKFKLPRGRSMRANYIDVMNPGGSKNNAVPSSIPTPVTSPMVPMATSSPQLFIPAPVNDPSAPVDFLTSTEATAAVPTNVPENTSQGFSRWSSTSSLSREVQSYTMRDPRYLPQNKGPMMYNPNDTKNRSVKNIQQSRYAPR, from the exons ATGAGT AATCCTTATAGAGCCAGACCAACTAGGTCTAGAATAGATCACAGCTTAGGCTATGGAACTcataatcaaaatatatggAATCCAATGTCTAGAGTACCACCTGAAGTATCGTCAAATGATCCTGTTCAACATCAACCACCACTCATGAATCAGCCAAAACAGTCAAATGATCCTTGGAATAATTCATGGAATTGGGATTTTGACAAACAGGCAGATAATCAGCAACAGCAACCGCTACAGTCAGAAAGACAGCAACAGCATTACCTACCTTCTTATGCCAATCAAGGACAGTTGATACCTAATTCTATTCAAGATCATTATTATCAAAGTGTTAACGGTAATAAGAATGATCTACTCAATCAGAATTCGACATCAAACAGAAATATACCAGGGACAGTTGCTAATAGGCCACCAATTCCTAATCATACAGAATCTTTTACAtcttattcaaattataatcAATATCAGCAAtatccaccaccaccacctcgaacaaattctattaaatCTGGATCTACGAATTTCGATCAACCACAATGGGCAGGTGATCAACAAtctcaaaatgtttcatatttacaaaaGTCAGgtatacaaaatcaaaaagaGCAAGCGTCACGTCCTACTTTAGTTGGTAGCAATTATAATTGGATGAAGTCTAATCAAACAAATGCAATGACTCCACAAAATTGGCAAAAACCAGCTGCTGTAGCAGGACATTGGCAAGATCCAAAAATGGACAAGGAGACACAAAATTTTGATGATATAGGTAATCAATATACACCACCAGCACAACAAACTAGACCGAGCCAGCACCTTTTACCTTCTactgaaaataaagaatattctataaataatacgaATGATGCAAATAATTGGTCTAATCAAGTTAACATGTCTTCTCAATGGAATGCTCAGAACTGCGAATCTGCAATACCTAATCAAAGTCAGCAAATAACGCAAGCTTATAACGCTAATGATGAATTTAATTCTTGGCCTCAAACAAATACTGAAGTCTCACAATCTCGGAAAAACATCAACGACAATAATGCAACTCAATGGTTACATGAACAgcaggaaaataataatttaatagaagaaagtGTTAAACAAGAAGTCACTGGTGCAATTGGTACAAATGACTGGCAACAAAATCGTACAATAACATCTCATCATATTCAatctaatattattccagCAGCAGAACCAAATATAGAAcatgaagaaagaaaacgttcTGCTCcttcattaatttcaaattctgtCAGCTCTAAAGATTCTAATACAcagataaaaacaaatattgcTAAATCATATCCATCTGACTCCCGGCTTAATATGTCCGTTACTCCTGAAACTATATCAACTGTTGCAAgttctgaaaatatttctgtacaAGGGAacaatgattttaatttagcaAATGATGCAACAGAATGGGGTAAAAGTAATTCAACTGAGGAGTTGCCTATAAAATTAGAACAGTTAAGTCTTGGTactaaagtaaataaaaatgttgaaagtcAGAATGAGTTGAAAGAAGCACAATCTGTTAATCCTGAAGATGGGTGGAATCAAAATGCGATttccaataataatattacaccTGATAATATATCTGGATTGCCTTTAGAATGTGCTGTACTCGGTACAGAAAATGCTCATTCCAATGATAATCAAAATCTTATTAGTCAAGATCATACGGCGCTTAATCCATATCAAATGACAAACATTAAGTCTTCAGACAATATAGCACAAAGTGGATATGATCAATGGTACAGCCAGGATACATTGCCACTTTCCTCAGAAAATACATTGTATTCGAAAGATAATGTTCGTCCACCAAAAGAATGGAGTATAGAACAAAATGTAGAGAACTATGAAAATATCCAACAGCCTTcggaatttgtaaatttagaAGTAGTCACGCCATCCTTACAAGAACGAGATATATACGGCTCAAGAGATTctataaataaggaaacttTAGATAATGATCCTAAACCAGTTCCAAATTCTGCCAAGGAGGTAGCCAGTACACGTGATTTTAGACAGGAAATAAGTAATATCGAAGTACCCTCTGTGCAGCAGTCCACACGATCTCATTCCCTTCTTCAGGCAGAACAG gTGCCAGATAATTACGAGTTCGCATCAAACGATAGAAATACTTTTCTGGAAACCGGAGAATTAACCGATTCTCATCAAGAACACGAACCGAGTCCGCCAAGTCAAGATGATGAAAATGACGAAGTGCCTAATGACATTCCCTTCCTACGCGAAGTACCGGGACAATCAAGTTCCATAGATCCACGTAGAAATGATCCAACCGGGCAAGAACAATATGTTCAGACTGGCCAAAGATTGTCTGATCCAAGAAGAAACGATCCATCTGGTCAAGAGCAAGGTCTTCAGTTAAGAAGTATGTCTGAAAGATCAGAACGGCGCGATGTTCCACCTGGACAAGAAAGAAATGTTCCTTTACTCTCACGATCAGATTCGGACACGATGGAACGCCGAAACGACCCATCTGGCAGAGAACGTTCTCTGCCTCCGCAACAATCACGAAATGATCCATCTGGAGAAGAAAGATATCAGTCACAATCTCAAATTATGCTAGAACCAAGTGAGACACGGGAAATACCTGGAAGAGGTAATGAATCTGAAGATCCTGTTCAGCAGACTGAAGAAAACCTTAGACAAATACCGGGCGGTGCATCTTCCAATGAAGTTACTCAGTCACCGGATGACAGATCTAATGGAAGAGTAGTTACAGGCTCTCAAGAAGTTCCTTCTATAGGCT CTGCAATACAGGATCAGACCAGTGACTCAAGAAACAAACGCGAGGAAGCTGTTGGCGCATCAATACGCGAGAGTCAAGGAATTCCTAGTGCATCGAATCGTAGAGATTCGTATGAAGATGAGGATGACGAAGGAGGGTCCGGAAATAGTAGAGATGATAGCAGAGAAAGACGACGTGACAGTAGCTCGGAACGCCGAAGATACGAATACGAACGAAAAAGCGCGTA TTACGATCGTGAACGGGAATATGATgatgattattattacgatCGCCGTCGTGGAGGAGAAAACGATCGAACATATAATACTCGCGATGAATTCGATCGTCGAGAAATTCCTTATCGAGAAGATGACCGCAAGCATCATAGTCGAGACGATCTAGATAGGCATTCAAGAGAAGAGGTCGATAGAAGAGGCAGAACTAAAGAAGATCTAGATGATAGAGACATTAGAAGAAGACCTGACGATCGCAGAAAAGACAGGGTTGATGATGGAATACGACGCAGGGAAAGAGATATTAGAGACTACGATTTACGATATTCTAGAGATCGCGATTATCTTGACCGTGACAGAAGAAGAGACGATAGACGACCAAGACGATACGATGATTACGATATAAGAGATCCATACAGGAGAGAATATTACGACGATCCTTATAGTAGAGG TTCTAGACCATCCAGTAGATCCTCTTATAACGACAGAGATCGAGAGTACTACATGCGATCGAGAGATCCGTATTATCCttataatg GATATCCTGGGTACGATTACGGTGCTCATTATGCCAGTAACTATTATGCATACATTGAAAATTTGCGACGTACAAATCCTGCTGCTTATTCGGAATggtatcataaatattatgcTAATCAACATCAACAGCAACATATTTCTCGTGGTGTTGTTAATTATCCTGAAGACAGAGCAAGTGTCCATTCCGGGCGTAGTTCTTGCGACGAAAG aACAACTGGTGATAAACGAACATTAGCTGATATATCTATGCTTGAAGATTCGACAACTACCTCTGCACGTATGACACCAACTAAGTTCTCTATTTCACATGCGTATG GATGTTTCTCTATTGGATCATTGATACATGTGCATCCAGCTTATCCATCCGATGGTGAAAGAGCCAAAGTAGACATTTTTAGATTGGACAATCTACTTTCGCATGATCCAGTAGCACGCGATTTACGTGCCTATCCTGGTCCCCTAATTAA GGGTGTGACTCATAAAAAGACCATTATCGAATATtgtgagaataaaattaaaagggCAGCGTCAAACGAAGAGATGGTTGATCGTGCTTCATACATACTTTTATACGAACTAATGATTATGTTGATTCAACAAAACGGG AATGTTGTCGGCGTTGATATAGCAGCATTGTTACTCAGAAATAAAGATGCATATCCTTACGATGTAAATAAGCAAAAGTCGCAGGATTCAGGAAGAAGGGAATCGATAATATCTCAAAGATCGGGAGCCTCGGTTGGAGATAGTGTTCCAGGCAGTCAAGATGGTGCAACGACATCCGAAAAAGTCGAAAGTAAGCCACGGAAAAGCACTGAACAAATAACAGACGAATTTAGAAATACGTTACTTTATGGATTAGTCCAAGAAGCATtag aATATGCAATGAACGAAGGTCTTTGGGGCCATGCACTCTTCTTAGCTAGCAAATTGGATAAACGTACGCATGCGTCTGTAATGACACGTTTTGCTAATAGTTTACCGTATCACGATCCATTGCAAACTTTATATCAACTTCATTCTGGCCGTGTGCCAGCTGTTGTTACTGGTATATCGGATCCTCGATGGGATGACTGGAGACCTCACTTAGCAATGATTATATCCAACACATCTGCTAATCCAGAAATTAATCGTCGCTCAATTACAACTCTCGGTGATACACTTTCTGCACGAGGAGATATTTATGCAGCGCATTTCTGTTACGTACTTGCACAAGTTGATTTTGGTACCTATGGAGCAAGTAATGTAAAACTTGTACTGATCGGTGCAAACCATCAGAAAGCATACAATGTATTTTTCTCAACGGAAGCCATTATGCTCACGGAAATATACGAATATGCCAGAAATCTTAGTGAACCAGGTTTTACATTAGTAGATCTACAAACCTTTAAGTTCGACTTGGTAATAAAGATGGTAGATCATGGATTAATAGAGAAAGCTTTACTATATATAGAACAAATTGCAgtaaacatttttaacgaACCATCAAAGTACAAAAAGTCGTTTATTAATGCAGTGTATAATTTAGGAGACAGGATTAGGTATCACGATCCTGTCTATAAAGATTCTATCGATGAAGCTACAACTTTAACTTGGTTCAATAATCTAGCTGAAATTGTTGGTAAATGCCAT GAGGGAGAAATTACCGAAAATGAAGTTTACGTTCCTCAAGCAAAACAAGAATCGTATAACAGTATGCAAAATCAAGAAGTGCATGATatgcaacaacaacagcagtGGAACACGACTCAAGCCGAATACAGAGAAGGTTCAACGTCGATGATGGAAGTAGCCACGACTGATACACAGTCAGAATGGCAGCCGTTATCCTTACCACCAAATATACCAGATACATATGATCAAAGTATGCAGTATACGAGAAATAACAAAGAATCTTGTCAATATCAACAACCTCAACAGCAAGATTATTGGACTCAAGACTCTTATTATCAAAGCAATTATGGAAGAAATGATAGTACCATCACGAATTGGCAACAACAATCGACATATTCTGCAGAACAAAGTGATATCGACAACTCTCAACAGCAAGAAAAATGGAACTATAAG acggaaaaagaagaacaaacaCCTACCCTTGAA TCATCGCAACCGGCAATTTCGATGACACCGTCAACGAGAAAACAGTACGATCCATTGGAGGAATTGGATGCCCTCGAGACTCCGAAACCAGCCTCGAAACCTGCAGCTTCAGCTAAAAAAGCGTCAGAGAAACCAGTCGAAAAGAAACCTTCCAACAGCGGAGGTTCTTGGTTTGGCGGCCTCTTCAGCAAACTTGCTCCAAAACCAAGGAACCAGATGATTCTTCCAGATGACAGTAACCCGACG ATCGTTTGGGATCCGGTTGCTAAAAAATGGATGAATAAAGACGAAGACGGAGATAGTAATTCGGCTACGATAGCTCCCCCTCCGAAGGCTTCTGACATGGGATTTAGATCACCTGTGCCCGAACAAGCTTCTCAACCACCTCAATCATCTCAACCACCTTCGCAAGCAGATGACACCTCTGtgaacaaatttaaattacccAGAGGTAGAAGTATGCGTGCTAATTATATAGATGTAATGAATCCAGGTGGTTCAAAAAATAACGCGGTACCTTCAAGTATACCAACCCCGGTAACATCTCCAATGGTACCTATGGCTACCTCATCACCTCAGTTATTTATCCCTGCTCCAG ttaacGATCCAAGTGCTCCTGTAGACTTCTTAACTTCAACGGAAGCAACAGCAGCCGTACCTACGAACGTTCCTGAGAATACATCTCAAGGG